Proteins from a genomic interval of Fusarium oxysporum Fo47 chromosome I, complete sequence:
- a CDS encoding velvet 2 encodes MNSAYHSPDMSQRIPGPAYSSSAPPPPIHTYQQHQHPPPPLPPPSQHHHSSHPTLPPPPSAPHPHHQHPPPPPPSHSLSSHQHHSQPPHHQSQLPPYAPAPYQQPQPSQYPRPHPHQQHAPSPSQHDEPPPPPPFSGPSPTDHQKDSEYVPPSYSKIEEGSGWKYSLDVKQQPVRARMCGFGDKDRRPITPPPCVRLVIINTETGKEVDYNSLDHAMFVLSVDLWNHDGTKEVNLVRSSTGTGAMASSSTYTYSSLEPGTPSYQQQSLPPSRESGYGQSQGLNYGQDYPPPVQQSYGQAPSYPPSSSYGPPQQYYPRHSGYSAEPSAPPPGAPFRNGYGQDQNALTRMAVVGGQPQGMFTRNLIGSLAASAFRLEDTEGQSGIWFVLQDLSVRTEGTFRLRFSFVNVGRPGGQGTNVNQGRAPILSSCYSESFHVYSAKKFPGVCESTPLSKKFANQGIKIPIRKDANIKGEGDEEMYDQN; translated from the exons ATGAATTCTGCCTATCACTCGCCCGACATGTCGCAGCGAATCCCAGGCCCTGCCTATTCTTCCAGcgcaccaccaccaccaattCATACctaccaacaacaccagcatcctcctccgcctctACCGCCTCCGAGTCAACATCACCACTCGTCTCACCCTACTCTACCTCCTCCGCCGTCAGCTCCAcatcctcaccaccaacatccaccgccgccgccacctTCCCACTCGCTATCttcgcatcaacatcatagCCAACCACCCCACCACCAGTCTCAACTCCCACCATATGCACCAGCtccatatcaacagcctcagccGAGTCAATACCCTCGGCCCCATCCGCACCAGCAACACGCCCCTTCTCCTTCGCAACATGATgaacctcctcctcccccgCCTTTCTCAGGACCATCCCCCACCGACCATCAGAAAGATTCCGAATACGTTCCCCCATCTTACTCCAAGATTGAAGAAGGATCAGGCTGGAAGTACAG TCTCGATGTGAAGCAACAACCCGTGCGTGCGCGCATGTGTGGATTTGGCGATAAG GATCGTCGCCCAATCACGCCGCCGCCGTGTGTTCGTCTTGTCATAATAAATACTGAGACGGGTAAAGAGGTTGACTACAA TAGTTTGGACCACGCCATGTTTGTGTTGTCGGTCGATCTGTGGAATCATGACGGTACCAAAGAAGTGAATCTGGTACGGTCGTCGACTGGGACCGGCGCTATGGCATCCTCAAGTACCTACACTTATTCGTCCTTAGAGCCAGGGACCCCTTCGTACCAGCAACAATCTCTGCCCCCGAGCCGCGAGTCTGGATATGGGCAATCGCAAGGGCTGAACTATGGGCAGGATTACCCCCCACCGGTGCAGCAAAGCTACGGGCAAG CACCGTCGTACCCGCCGAGCAGTTCCTACGGTCCGCCCCAACAATACTACCCGCGACATAGCGGTTACAGTGCCGAACCTTCCGCTCCTCCGCCAGGCGCCCCTTTCCGTAATGGATATGGACAGGATCAAAATGCGCTTACTCGGATGGCAGTGGTTGGGGGGCAACCCCAAGGGATGTTTACGAGAAACTTGATTGGCAGTTTGGCCGCAAGCGCATTCCGTCTCGAGGACACTGAAGGACAATCAGGTATCTGGTTTGTCCTCCAAGACCTCAGCGTCCGTACTGAAGGAACCTTTCG ATTAAGGTTCTCCTTCGTCAACGTTGGACGCCCCGGAGGGCAGGGAACCAACGTAAACCAAGGCCGAGCGCCAATCCTGTCGTCGTGCTACAGCGAGAGTTTCCACGTGTACTCGGCCAAGAAGTTCCCCGGCGTGTGCGAAAGTACACCATTGAGCAAGAAATTTGCGAACCAAGGCATCAAGATCCCGATCCGTAAGGacgccaacatcaagggcgaaggtgatgaagagatgTACGATCAGAACTGA
- a CDS encoding Rab5-interacting protein-domain-containing protein: MPSERELQINPIVPESVVHNTKALSNLHSLTASLFGVSAGVLGLESYYGFLVYIIFSFITALLFYALKVAPESLPKGHAPLDPSRYYRGLFEFWFGGIFNGVSGFVLTWTLFYGLVRA, translated from the exons ATGCCTTCCGAACGCGAGCTTCAGATCAACCCCATCGTTCCCGAGTCTGTGGTCCATAACACAAAG GCTCTCTCCAACCTCCACAGCCTTACTGCGTCACTTTTTGGAGTCAGCGCCGGTGTCCTCGGTCTCGAATCTTATTACGGTTTCCTCGTCtacatcatcttctctttcatcaCTGCTCTCCTCTTTTACGCCCTCAAGGTTGCTCCGGAATCACTCCCCAAGGGCCACGCCCCTCTCGATCCTTCTCGCTATTATCGTGGCTTGTTCGAGTTCTGGTTTGGTGGCATATTCAATGGCGTCTCGGGCTTTGTCTTAACTTGGACATTGTTTTATGGCTTGGTTCGGGCCTAG
- a CDS encoding Uroporphyrinogen decarboxylase, whose protein sequence is MSQDFAPLKNDLLLRAAWGQTVERPPMWVMRQAGRYLPEYHEAKGNRDFFECCRDPEVATEITLQPVRRFAGLIDAAIIFSDILVIPQAMGMTVEMVEKKGPHFPNPLQNPDDGQYGQVLAKNVDVAAELGYVYDAITLTRQKLEGQVPLIGFCGAPWTLFCYMVEGGGTKLFAQVKTWIYKYPEESKKLLAKIADICVDHLALQVKAGAQLVMVFDSWAGELGPSSYRQFSEPYLKQIAEKLPAKLQSLGLEKVPMTVFPKGAWYALDSACNLGYNVVGMDWLHDPKEAVKIRGDRNIVFQGNADPGVLYGTKEAITKAVEEMVEGFWVGNKGWIANLGHGITPGVNPDHLKHYFEEIHRLTKKN, encoded by the exons ATGTCGCAAGATTTCGCGCCTCTAAAGAATGACCTGTTGCTTCGCGCAGCATGGG GTCAGACCGTTGAACGCCCTCCTATGTGGGTGATGCGACAAG CCGGTCGCTACCTACCGGAGTATCACGAAGCCAAGGGTAACCGAGACTTCTTCGAATGCTGCCGCGACCCTGAAGTCGCAACCGAAATCACCCTCCAGCCTGTTCGCCGATTCGCAGGTCTCATCGATgccgccatcatcttctccgaCATTCTTGTCATTCCCCAGGCAATGGGTATGACCgttgagatggttgagaagaagggccCTCACTTCCCGAACCCGCTCCAGAACCCCGACGACGGACAGTACGGCCAGGTGCTCGCTAAGAACGTcgatgttgctgctgaaCTCGGCTACGTGTACGACGCTATCACACTAACACGCCAGAAGCTTGAGGGACAGGTGCCCTTGATTGGCTTCTGCGGCGCTCCCTGGACGCTGTTCTGCTACATGGTCGAGGGTGGTGGCACCAAGCTGTTTGCGCAGGTCAAGACATGGATCTACAAGTATCCTGAGGAGTCGAAGAAGCTTTTGGCCAAGATTGCCGATATCTGCGTGGATCATCTGGCACTTCAAGTCAAGGCTGGTGCTCAG CTAGTGATGGTCTTTGACTCCTGGGCAGGAGAGCTCggcccttcttcttaccGTCAATTCTCCGAGCCCTACTTGAAGCAAATCGCCGAGAAGCTTCCCGCCAAGCTCCAGAGCCTCGGCTTGGAGAAGGTTCCCATGACTGTGTTCCCCAAGGGTGCTTGGTACGCACTCGACTCTGCCTGCAACCTGGGTTATAATGTGGTTGGCATGGACTGGTTGCATGATCCCAAGGAGGCTGTCAAGATTCGAGGCGACCGCAACATTGTGTTCCAGGGCAATGCTGACCCAGGGGTATTGTATGGCACCAAGGAGGCTATCACCAAGGCCGTGGAGGAGATGGTAGAAGGCTTCTGGGTCGGAAACAAGGGCTGGATTGCCAACCTTGGCCACG GAATTACACCTGGCGTAAACCCTGATCATCTCAAGCACTACTTCGAGGAGATTCACCGTttgaccaagaagaactAA